tacacacacacacacacacacactctctctctctccacccttTTCCCCTGAAgttctccatgcatctgatgaaatgaacATGAAAGGTTGTGGTGTAGTAAGCATGCAAGTACTTAAGGTGCAATAAAAGTCTTTATTCATCTCCACTATTGTATCACTCTCCAAAtgctttgaactacaactcccatcgttCTAATGAAACATATTTGGAGGGTACTGGTTTGGGAAAGGAATAGTATTATCCTGGAAATGTCTAAAGACATTCCCAGCAAAATGCATAAAGGAGAAATGTGCTAGCGTGTAGCAAAATGACTCACAGATACTTTAGCAACCAAATTGGCTACTGTCTCCCCAGATCCTGGAGCCTGGCCGCAGAGAGAGGCTCGGCCTGAAGATGGCCAATGAGGCAGCTGCTAAAAACCGGGCAAAGAAGCAAGAAGCGTTAAGACGAGTTACTGAGAACCTTGCCAGGTGAGTGAGTTTTCCAGTTGGACAGCAGGAACCAGAGCATGCAAAAATAGATACTGAAATAAGGAGGTGTGAGGGTGGGTGTTTTTGGAAAAAGAATTGCCAGCTAATATGGAAACTGTATAGAACTGGCTAAAACTAACACAGatcagaaataaatcaattcGTCTCAACAGAGGTGTTCCTGAAATCTTCAACTGCTGAAATTACCCTTTTGTTCCCTTTGTCCAGGCTCTGGCAATTTGTGCCACTGCTTCTCAAcctaaaatgtgtttttataaaGTGCTTGTGTTTTTTCAAATTCCAGCCTTACCCCTAAAGGACTCAGCCCAGCAATGTCTCCAGCCCTTCAGCGCTTAGTAAACAGGACTGCCAGCAAATTCACCGACAAAGCTCTCCGGGCCAGCTATACCCCTTCCCCTGCCCACCTAGGGACCCCTGGCTACAAGACACCAGCCGGTGGACCCCAGACGCCCACTGTCACCCCAACGCCCAGGACGCTCTCTCAAACACCCGTGACTCAGGACCCAGCCTCAATCACAGACAATCTGCTGCAGCTTCCAAAAAGACGCAAAGCATCAGACTTCTTCTGAGAGTGGCATTCCCTTGCAGGACGTGTGGAACTGAATATGCAGGAAGCTGCTGGTAAAAATTGTACAGGGCTGACAAAACCATGTCAGGTTTTCTAATCCCGCATTGCCGTGTGGTGGCAGAAGTAAGCTTTACTGAGCAGAACTTGGGCTCCTTGTGTACCAGGCGCAGCTTTTACCAGGAAAAAAAGACTAGAGCTGCAATAGTGTTGTCGGCCATTTTGATgcgttttgaattgttttaatgaaaAGGGGAGGGTGGGTGGTTGTGGCTGTAATTTACATTTGGGCACCTGTAATTCTGACTgtacagcattttttttaatttattcactACTGAAAGCCTTTAAATAAAGGCCTGGAACAATTTTGAAATGAGTGGGTCTGCCTACGACTCAGGCATCACTGAAGGGGGAAATGCTGATGAATGCACAGGAATCAGTTTGGCAGTGAAGTGTTTCATGCAGGGAATGGCGCCTTGGTTGAAATGGCCTATGCCGGAACTCCACATCTGTGCTTCCTAGAAGTGGAAGGCTGCCCTCCAGTGTAACAAAGCCTGTGTACATGGGATGAATATAGGCCCAGCCCCATACACAAGTGTGTGTCTCTACACTGCTCAGGCAGCTTCAGAGTGAGGACTATTGCCTTCCTATTCAGCCTGAGGgttttgtgaaatgctggaatgAGACAGCCTCTTGCCTGTGGTCCATCCAAGCCGCTCTTACGTTCTGTGATTCTTCATGTGCCAAGCATGCATGCACAACTGCTTCTGCAACTGTGACTTGAATTTCTTGTTGTAGGGGAACATATGCAAGCATTAGGTACCACTAGAATTCTGGCCCCTGTGTGTCATCTTGACCTTCAGAACAAATAGTGGAATAAAGATGTAGGAGATAAGTAAAGGAGCcaatggtgtactggtttgagtgttggactaaactctggagaccagggtttgaatcctccgtcatccatggacacccactgggtaAACTCAaagaagtcacacactcagcctttAAGGAAGGCAATGGAGGCCctttgaacaaactttgccaagaaaacctgtgataggttcgcttttggttgccataagttggaagtgatgaaggcacacagcaacaagtaaGAAACCATCCCTTTAATAGTAAATAGATGGTAAGCATTGTCAGTGTTATAACCCCAAAAAGGGACATTAAAAAGGATGAAAAATTGGTGCGGTGGAAGAGGTTTTGGGCTGTTCTCATGGAGAATACTGAATTTTGCAAACATAGAAAAAGAGTTAAGTGAGAATGTCAAGAGCCTGTTGAAAGAGGAGGGGAAACTGGGAGTTGGAATGGTTTCCTCAAACAGAAGCAGTGTAGTGCACTCTGTTTTATTTGCAAGGCTTACTGGTAACTATGATGGCCTATCTCGATATACAATTGCACCACAATTTACAAACATACATGGCCAGTATCCAAGGTGTAATGGGCAAAATGCTGGACTAAGTTTGAAGAAGGTTCCTATTCTTGCAAGGTCTGCAACGTTGCAAAACTTGCTGCACGGTTGTGGGCAGGTCACGATTGTTATTAttgtactttatttatatagcactgtagatctTCCAACACTACCTCCTAGGTATGTTGTAAGGATGTTGTGAGAAAGGTggtggttatgtgccttcaggttaacTCCAAGGAGGGCAGGAAGGCATTTTTGAAAACAAAGCACCCAAGTGGACAGGAAAGATCTTTTAAGCAAGGCTGCATTGTCAAAACACTGTCCAACACTCCTATCATAGTTGTCTTTTGTGATGTGAAGGAACCTtgattctttttaattaaaaaaagcaaagggaTTAGCCACATGGTGTATTGGAACATTTAATCCAAGTAAAGCCAGTGAAGCAAAGGCACTGAAACAAAAGTCTCAAGGCCAGGATAGGGatacagtcagctttccatatctggattttttatccacaaatttaagcaaccatggcttcaaaatatttgaaaaaatatacaaaatccaaaaagcaaaccttcattgcgacattttatataaggctaTAGCCATGGTATATCATGggatgagcatccacggattttggtatccacaagggtgcTGGAATCAAACCCAAGCTGAtatgaaggacccactgtataataaaAGGGAAGACAACATTTTGAGGTTTCCTCCCCATTAAATGCATTGATATTTCATGGCCAACATGACAGACAAGGTGCCACGTTCTACTGAAACCAGTCTTTCTCACTGGGATGTTCTCCCCAGGCAAAAACTCTCATCATCCGCATCAGATGGTTGGGAAAGATGGGAGTTGTAACTCATGACATGGGGAGGAGACCAGAGGGAGGAAGGTTGCTGGGATCTATGAGCTTATTCTTTTCATAGAACTGTCTCACAGTCAATGCTGTAGGCAGAGCAGGGCTTCTTTTGCAAAAATTCATGCCGGTTCTGCATGTCTACTGGAGTTTGTTTTTCCCAGAGCTTATTATTTCCTCTCGGAAATCTCAGTTGGAACAAGATTGCACCTTGCGAAGGGAATGCATGtgaaaaatcagctttcctagatGCAACCATGGCCAGGAAAAGACTAATCCAAGCAATCTGCGCGCTTGGAGAAATGAAAACTGTTAGCAAGCGTCCACGAAGCTGTGTGACGTGATCTTTTCCGAAGGGACTCGAGGCCAGCCTGTCGCTTAGAAAAGGAGATTAATTGGAAACAGGCTGTGTTCTCGTATGTTGTGCATTGTTGTGTGACTACCATACATGTTCCAAGGAGGAAGGTGCTGGAAAGGAAACAGTACCAAGGGAGAAATACAGGCCTCAGAGTGCTTGAATTTATTGAAATGCCCTGACAggctttattcagaaataaacattttttttgcctttttggatTAACAGTACAGCAGCggcactcaaactttttacccatGGGaccttttacatctacatgtcgTTGTCGCCCTCCCCATGCAATggtgtaaagaaagaaaaatattttgtttgtctgATGTGTGTATTTGCAttcgcacattcatgtatattcccGTTTTAACCTTTTAGAGTGGGTCCTTGCTTTCCATTTGGGTTTAGTTCCAGgtccccctgtggatacaaagatccttggatgttcaagttccattcatggatagtaaaatggtgacctttatataaagtggcaaaatcaaggtttgctttttggaactggtatattttctgaatgttttcaacaactgtggatatggagggccaactgtatagggaAATAGCGTAGAACagtttaagtaaattcaatatttaacacattaaaaagtttggaAGGAGGGATCAGAGCCTTGTGTTCCCCTTGAGTAACTCTCATGCTCTTGGGGGTCCCACCaaaccatttgagaaccactgcaatagAGTATGGGATAGGCAGTTTCAGTTATTTCGAGAAGCATTGGAAAAAGAGTTTGGGAAAAATTGGGGAGAAGCAGTCTTTTTTCATACCTTCAGAAAACACCTTGAGTATTGTGCCTCTTGCTTGGTCTTATTTTGATGACAACTCCCATCCTCCTTGACCATTGGCCAGGGACTGATGGTAACTGGAAtctaacatcatctggagggcatAAGGTTCCTTACCCTTTCATTGTACCAACCTCTTTTGAGAATGTGGGAATAGCAGTTGATAACTGCTACAAAGGAAAACTTCCTACACCGAACAAAGCAAATTTAATTCAAGTGGCTTGGCGGATAATGTTGATTCCATCTTAACAATgcctctactttaactgccatgggtccatgctatgggtatcctgggacctgtagtttgtttgggcaccagacagagaaggagaaatggTTTGCAAAACTCCAGTGCCCTGAATTTCGtcgcatggagccctggcagttaaagcagcgtcaaactggattatttttccagtgtggacaGCCCCAAAGCTAACTTCCAAGGCACTTTTTCCAGCACGGCTGGTTCTCTGAGTTTCACCGTAGGCAGTTGACAGTAagagcaaaagctgtatcaattcagaaaatatttatttgaatggCTTTCCAAAGTGCAATCAAGAAAGCACtttgcttgctttcttttttcccctcttctcatTTCAGTCTCTCCTTTTCTGACCATTTTGTCCGTGAAACTCTTACCTTTCCCCTCATGCCACCAGGTCCATTGGATCATTCGGACAACCGATGGCCTCCTGCTTGGATTGAGAGAGGATTTTGGGTCCAGCGGCCTTATAGGTCCGTTACCTCAAATGGGGCTTGCTTCTCCTCGACCCCCCCTGTTTCAGCCGACACCTCTCTTTCTTCCAATCTGTCATGTAGGACAGGAGCTGTTCCTGGTCTGGAATCATCCCTGTTGTCCAGTTCCGCTTCTGTTCTTGGCACCGTCTTTTGCTCACCCGAAGTCTGGGAGCTCTCTCCATTTTTCCCAACTGAAGTGATCGATATCACTCGGGGTTTCGGCGGCTGCATCCACGTGTGGTTTAGCACTTCCTCAATACGCAATCGCCGGCCGACGTCAGGTTGGAGCATGCGGTAAATAAGGTCTTTGCATTCAATGGTGAGGTTTTTGGACTTGGGGAAATGGACTCGGTGCTCCTTCTGGAGCCGCAGCATCTTCCGAATGTTGGAGTCGTCGTAAGGCATGGAACCGCAGACCATGATGTACAAAATGACCCCTAGGCTCCACATATCGTAAACTTTGGGTTCGTAGGGAATGCCTTGCAGCACTTCGGGGGCTGCATAAGCGGCAGAACCGCAGAAGGTTTTGCTGTGGATAACTTTGCCTTCTTCATCCCGAGTGAGGCGTTTGGAGAAGCCAAAGTCAGAAAGCTTGATGTGGTACTCTCTGTCCAGAAGAAGGTTTTCGCATTTCAAGTCCCGATGAACAATGTCGGCATCGTGACAGTACTTAATGGCGGCACATAACTGACGGAACATCTTCCGGGCGATATCTTCAGGCAGGGCTCCTTTGGTCTTGATGAACTCTAGCAGGTCCCCTTGGACACCAAGCTCCATCACAATGTACACCTTGCCATCTGAGGTTTCAAAGATTTCGTAGGTTTTGATGATGGATCGGTGATTGACTTTGGCCAAGATATCGATTTCCCGAGGAAGAAACCGCTCCAGAAAGTCAGAAGGAGCCTTTTTCCGGTCTATGATTTTGACGGCGACATCAAATTTCAGGCGTTCGGAGAAAGCCGATTTCACTTTGGCGTAAGAGCCTTCTCCCAAATTTCCTCCCATGACATAACCTCTTTTTTTAAGGACTGCGGCATCGTCCATGATGCTATAGGCAGCCGCTAAGATACATTTAGCCACCTGGTGGATAGATGTATCCAGCTAGTTGGTGCGTATGCCATGGCCGGTGGTCATCAGGGGACTGTGGAGTTCTTGGAAGCTGGATGATGTCAAATTCTGAGCATTGTTTAATGGGTGATGTCACAAAGCTATCTTGAGAAGAGGAGCTAGCAAATTCACTGGCCCTAGTCAGCAACTAAAAGCCAGGGGAAACAGCTTTTGAACTCAACCCCATGGAGAGCGGTTTTTGGTCCATGCTCGGATCTCACAGTTTCCAAAAAGAACCCTGTCTCGCCTCTTCCTTTCTAGTGCCCCAGTGGACAAAGGAAAAGTGCCTAGATGCCTTGCATGACTAGGCTTTCTGTTTGGATACCTTATTCTTCAGTGcatcagagtgaccagatgtctcGGCCACAAAGGAGTTCACGGTGCTATGAATTTAGGACAGTCAAGGAAAAAATGGGGGACGTTCCCAAAGAAAAgcaaacactcacagaaatgtaaattgaCGCTActttgccatgctcaaaatggaggaccttttggaattcctcctggaccgaaagttgaaatgtaggacaggtcctggaaaaggaggcagaCTGGTCATCCTGAATGCAAAGGGTTTGCTCTCTTCTTGATAtgggcaataaataaatgcatctcAAAATGATTTGAATGTCGGGATTTCTTCATTAAGTAGCACAAACATCAGATTTAGCCTCTCTGGATTGTTGTTGAAAGTCAACAGTCCAGGTGGAATATTTAGAATACACCCAATTTAAGGAATGCGGACGTTTTCATTGGGCGCGGATTCATAATTCCTTGTCGTCCGAATCAGTTGCCAAtacataactctaggttacacctTTGTAGCTGTGAGTGTGAGTTCCAGCTGCCTTTGTATGATCCCTTGTAACTCCAATGCATTGCCAGCATCTTTGCAGAAGGTGACTTATAGTTAGGAGAACGTACCTCATCCAATGACAGGAGTTTTCTCATGAAACCGCTGTATTTTCTGGGAGCGATGAGGGTTTGTTtgaaccctgtcatggggttttctaggcaaggtttgttcagaagggtttccctttgccttcctctaaggttgagagactgggacttgcccaaggttacccaaggggtttccatggctgaatgggcacttgaaccttggtctccagagtcgtagtctgatgcctaaaccactacaccatgttctaccatttatttatttgaggagaaaggggctgtctccacactgcagaactaagtagcttgacaacactttaattgttatggctccgTCTtgtggaatcgtgggatttgtagtttggtgagatatttaccctGTCGGAGAGGCTGCCactgagctctggtgcctcaccaaactgtaaatcccaggattctggctgttaaagtggtgtaaaacacCTTTATTTCTACATTGCAGCTACACTTGAGGAGCACAGTGACAGTTTGG
This genomic interval from Sceloporus undulatus isolate JIND9_A2432 ecotype Alabama chromosome 10, SceUnd_v1.1, whole genome shotgun sequence contains the following:
- the TSSK2 gene encoding testis-specific serine/threonine-protein kinase 2, encoding MDDAAVLKKRGYVMGGNLGEGSYAKVKSAFSERLKFDVAVKIIDRKKAPSDFLERFLPREIDILAKVNHRSIIKTYEIFETSDGKVYIVMELGVQGDLLEFIKTKGALPEDIARKMFRQLCAAIKYCHDADIVHRDLKCENLLLDREYHIKLSDFGFSKRLTRDEEGKVIHSKTFCGSAAYAAPEVLQGIPYEPKVYDMWSLGVILYIMVCGSMPYDDSNIRKMLRLQKEHRVHFPKSKNLTIECKDLIYRMLQPDVGRRLRIEEVLNHTWMQPPKPRVISITSVGKNGESSQTSGEQKTVPRTEAELDNRDDSRPGTAPVLHDRLEEREVSAETGGVEEKQAPFEVTDL